In Porites lutea chromosome 1, jaPorLute2.1, whole genome shotgun sequence, a single genomic region encodes these proteins:
- the LOC140938334 gene encoding uncharacterized protein gives MIKLALFLACLSVIDGRIIVRVIREADVNATASDLTNATAKPSHDPPELSEFQSDLVAPASGTKPLEAKYTIRVKPKLKDGVPQIQEIRIMPPKSNATKGFVKPLMVLKQNVTRPMIENIEIDVPEKGKKFSSKPSVEVIEGDHKELLEVTKGEATVENPAQQSETKLQDQNDNTAASNSLNATDSFTSQNATKPSTYPNATVSSTSQDAPANSSTTSTQTAAVSQSTNIQTTAQTQASSSTSESASAVAPPEAPSAASVAAPVASASVASSSTAASPAPAAASDVASSAASPASAAVAPAAAPAVAPASAAVAPAAASSSSPASPAPAAASDVASSAVSAAVAPAAAPAVPAASVPAATAPAEASAAVADPVQAYARAYANVPQSCSDDTRCVVYPENRCGEQWLQTNCRLKCKLCSK, from the exons atgatcaaactTGCGTTATTTCTAGCTTGCTTGTCAGTGATCGATGGCAGAATTATTGTTCGGGTTATTAGAG AAGCAGACGTAAACGCCACAGCCTCGGATCTCACAAATGCAACGGCGAAGCCGTCTCACGATCCTCCAGAACTGTCAGAGTTCCAGTCGGATTTGGTCGCCCCCGCTTCCGGAACCAAACCATTGGAGGCAAAATATACCATTCGAGTAAAACCGAAGTTAAAAGATGGTGTCCCACAGATACAAGAGATTCGGATCATGCCACCGAAAAGTAATGCAACGAAGGGTTTTGTTAAACCTTTGATGGTGCTCAAACAAAATGTTACCAGGCCAATGATCGAGAACATCGAGATTGACGTGCCAGAGAAAGGGAAAAAGTTTAGCTCCAAACCAAGCGTCGAGGTGATCGAAGGTGACCACAAAGAGTTGCTGGAGGTTACCAAAGGAGAAGCAACTGTGGAAAATCCGGCCCAGCAGTCGGAGACTAAGTTACAAG aTCAAAATGACAACACCGCAGCATCCAATTCCCTGAATGCAACAGATTCGTTTACATCTCAAAATGCTACAAAACCATCCACTTATCCAAATGCTACAGTATCGTCGACCTCACAGGACGCACCGGCAAACAGCTCCACAACCTCAACACAAACAGCAGCGGTTTCCCAAAGCACGAATATTCAAACCACCGCCCAGACCCAGGCCTCTTCCTCCACCTCAGAGAGTGCATCTGCAGTGGCCCCCCCAGAGGCTCCATCAGCAGCCTCTGTTGCAGCCCCTGTAGCATCAGCTTCCGTTGCATCTTCATCGACAGCAGCATCCCCTGCTCCTGCCGCAGCTTCAGATGTAGCATCATCTGCTGCATCTCCTGCATCGGCAGCGGTAGCTCCAGCAGCAGCTCCAGCTGTAGCCCCCGCATCCGCGGCAGTAGCTCCAGCGGCAGCTTCATCCTCATCACCAGCATCCCCTGCACCGGCCGCAGCTTCAGATGTAGCATCATCTGCTGTATCGGCAGCGGTTGCTCCAGCAGCAGCTCCAGCTGTACCTGCCGCATCAGTACCAGCTGCTACAGCCCCAGCGGAAGCTTCTGCAGCAGTTGCAGATCCAGTACAAGCCTATGCCAGGGCTTATGCCAATG TTCCCCAGTCGTGCAGCGACGATACGCGATGCGTTGTTTACCCCGAAAACCGCTGTGGAGAACAATGGTTGCAGACAAACTGCAGGCTCAAGTGTAAACTCTGCTCAAAATAA